A stretch of Planococcus citri chromosome 5, ihPlaCitr1.1, whole genome shotgun sequence DNA encodes these proteins:
- the Tsp96F gene encoding CD9 antigen: MSLTGCYAVMKYLVFLMNLVFWVSGLLTIVLSVWMLIDPTFYISMAQDESSYYSGICLLFLAGTLLFIVGFLGCFGAYNESQRLLVLFFCGLLLILVAQIATAVWAYSNSDKLSDLLRYTVRSTVQYEYGKPDSQRTDAFDAIQSGLKCCGAYGPEDWSGSSWKGEENELKLTMRSTLQPYEIPKSCCDLEHYTEIQCNDAVKVNVTAKISPVIYSAGCSDKLLETLREYMNTVIIITIAIGIVEFFALIISLILCCAIRAVTKYK, encoded by the exons atgagtCTGACCGGGTGTTACGCGGTTATGAAGTATTTGGTGTTTCTGATGAATTTGGTGTTTTGG GTTTCCGGACTGCTTACAATAGTTCTGTCAGTATGGATGTTAATTGATCCAACGTTTTACATCAGTATGGCTCAAGATGAATCGAGCTATTACTCAGGAATCTGTCTTCTGTTTCTGGCCGGTACCTTATTGTTCATTGTAGGATTCTTGGGATGTTTCGGGGCCTACAATGAGTCACAACGTTTACTGGTTCTG tttttctgcGGACTGTTACTCATCCTCGTGGCGCAAATTGCTACTGCTGTCTGGGCGTATTCCAACAGCGATAAGTTAAGCGATCTGCTACGGTACACTGTTCGTAGTACTGTACAGTACGAATATGGTAAACCAGATTCACAGAGGACTGATGCATTTGATGCTATTCAGAGCGGA TTGAAATGTTGTGGTGCTTATGGCCCTGAAGACTGGTCTGGAAGCTCATGGAAAGGAgaagaaaatgaattaaaattgacTATGCGATCGACCTTACAACCTTATGAGATCCCGAAAAGTTGTTGTGATTTAGAGCACTATACTGAAATACAATGTAATGATGCTGTCAAAGTGAACGTAACTGCTAAGATTTCTCCTGTGATTTACTCCGCG GGTTGTTCCGATAAATTACTTGAAACCCTCAGAGAGTATATGAACACTGTCATCATAATTACGATAGCAATTGGTATCGTAGAATTCTTCGCGTTGATCATTTCCCTCATCCTATGCTGTGCCATCAGAGCTGTAACGAAGTATAAATAA
- the Ubc6 gene encoding ubiquitin-conjugating enzyme E2-17 kDa has product MSTPARRRLMRDFKRLQEDPPTGVSGAPTDNNIMIWNAVIFGPHDTPFEDGTFKLTIEFTEEYPNKAPTVRFVSKMFHPNVYADGGICLDILQNRWSPTYDVSAILTSIQSLLSDPNPNSPANSMAAQLYKENRREYEKRVKMCVEQSFVD; this is encoded by the exons ATGTCGACTCCAGCAAGAAGAAGATTAATGAGAGATTTTAAAAG GTTACAAGAAGATCCTCCAACTGGTGTCAGCGGTGCTCCAACTGATAATAATATTATGATATGGAATGCGGTCATTTTCGG ACCTCACGATACTCCATTTGAAGATGGAACCTTTAAGCTAACGATAGAATTTACCGAAGAATATCCTAATAAAGCGCCTACGGTTCGCTTCGtctcaaaaatgtttcatcCTAATGTATATGCAGATGGTGGTATATGTTTagatattttacaaaatagatGGAGTCCGACGTACGATGTATCTGCTATATTGACTTCTATTCAG tCGTTACTTAGTGACCCAAATCCTAATTCACCGGCCAACTCGATGGCTGCACAATTATACAAAGAAAATAGAAGAGAATACGAAAAGAGAGTAAAAATGTGCGTGGAACAAAGTTTCGTCGATTAA